AATGCTCTGATTTGTAACAAAATTCCCTTAATTACATTACATGTTGGCAATAGGGGTAATGGATAGAACATCTCATTACTTCAATGCAGGCGTTAGCTGTTAAAACAGTTTCGTGTATTCAAATAGGCAGTAAAGTTGAAAATTTTAATTACAGGTACGGCGGGTAGAGTAGGTCGTGCAATCTACATCAACTTAATGAAAAACCATGAAGTTGTTGGAATAGATAGGACACCATGTTCAACCGCTGATTACGTTGGGGATATCCGTGATACAGCTTTATTGAATAAAGCTTTAGAAGGTGTTGAAGTTATTATTCATACAGCGGCTCTCCATGCCCCTCATGTAGGTTTGGTATCTGACAATGAATTTGAAGACATTAATATAAAAGCAACCGAGCAATTAGCCTTGCTGGGTGTAAAAAAGGGCATTAAACATTTTGTGTTTACGAGCACGACAGCCCTTTATGGTTTTGCATCAACACCAGAGGGAATCGCGGGTTGGGTGAATGAAACAGTAACGCCAAGCCCTAAAACGATTTACCAGAAATCAAAGATTCAAGCAGAACAGATACTTGAAAATATCTCTAATTTATTCAATTTACCTGTCACTGTTCTTCAAATGTCTCGCTGTTTCCCTGAGCCAGTAAACTTAATGGCTGTTTATCGTTTAACTCGTGGCATTGATGCCCGAGATGTTGCCAGTGCTCATGCTTGTGCTGTAGAAAAACGTTTATCGGGTTTTAGACGTTATATCATTTCCGGACAAACACCATTTAGCAAAGCATGTTGTGAAAGGCTGTATCAAAACGCGGATGAGATTATACGAGAGTTTGCTCCAGATATTGCTGAAAGCTTCGCGAAGCGAGGTTGGCGTTTACCTCAATCACTTGATCGTGTTTATGATTCAACGTTGGCACAACAAGAACTCGCTTGGCAGCCAAAATATGGTCATGAGAGCGTCTTAAGTATGCTCGATAATGAAAGTGCTGAAGTTCTCCCGATCATAAGCAACAACTAAAAAATAAGGATATGTGTCGAGTAGTCGGCACATATTAGCTTTGGCGAAAATTTATAATTAAACCTTCTTAAAGACTGACGCATTAATGCCATTCTTTTTATTCTAGCCGAAAATCTCCTCTTAATTGATACATGTTGTTTTTCCAATTTCAAAACATGTAATCAATCACGATCAATTTAAATGGTAATCCTTAAATGAGTATTCAACCGTGTGCGGTTTGAGATAGTTAACATGTTTAGTGATGTATCTAACTAACGAGTAATGGGATGGAGTGCACTACTATCGTTATTGATGGTTGGCGTTCATTTATTTTGTTCGGTGGGGTGACTAAGGTGATATTGATAAAAATTATCTGAACGGATAGATAACCATAACGTAAGGATACAAAAATGGTAAAAAATTACTTTAGAGTTAAAAATATATTTAACTATATTGGTAGCCTTTGTTTAATTACAGCGAGTAGTTCGGCTGCTGCATTTTATGATGCATACCCTGAAAGTGAAGGGCCTTATATTAGTGGTCCAGCATCTGAAAATTTACAGTGGTTAGGTGAAGATTTCTCAAGTTACACCGATGGTCAGCAACTAGAATGTTCGAACAATAAAAATGCCATAGATCATTTTGATGTTACTTCAGGATGTTTACAGGCTAAATATGTGGACAGTTGGAAACTAGGTTGGACGGACGATAAAGTCTTTCGTGTTGTGGCGATTGGTAAAGACAGTAACGGCAGTGAAATAAAGTACACCGATCAAACGAATCAATATCGGGCGTACATTAAAACATGGAAAAATTCCGGCTCTATACCTGCGTGGTCTGGTTTACATGCGTTTGCTCGTTATCAAACATCTGATGACTTATATGTTGGCTCTATTCGTTATGACGGTAATGTCACGATTAAAGTTAAATACCAAGGGGCTTATACCACTCTTGCTCAAACCAAATTAACCAATGGCGTTAAAAACTACCTTAATACACAAGGTAAACTTGCTGTTGGTAAATGGTATGACATTCACTTTTCTGTTGTGGGTAATAAATTAACACTCGCTCTTGATGGTGTTGAACTATTGTCTGTTAACAACGATTTATTAACAGAGGGTACGATAGGTATCCGTACTGATAATCT
The genomic region above belongs to Photobacterium leiognathi and contains:
- a CDS encoding NAD-dependent epimerase/dehydratase family protein, which gives rise to MKILITGTAGRVGRAIYINLMKNHEVVGIDRTPCSTADYVGDIRDTALLNKALEGVEVIIHTAALHAPHVGLVSDNEFEDINIKATEQLALLGVKKGIKHFVFTSTTALYGFASTPEGIAGWVNETVTPSPKTIYQKSKIQAEQILENISNLFNLPVTVLQMSRCFPEPVNLMAVYRLTRGIDARDVASAHACAVEKRLSGFRRYIISGQTPFSKACCERLYQNADEIIREFAPDIAESFAKRGWRLPQSLDRVYDSTLAQQELAWQPKYGHESVLSMLDNESAEVLPIISNN